From one Bacteroidales bacterium genomic stretch:
- a CDS encoding DUF58 domain-containing protein, giving the protein METTDILKRVRKIEIKTRGLSNQLFSGHYHSAFKGRGMAFSEVREYQYGDDIRSIDWNVTARLNHPFVKIYDEERELTVVLVVDVSGSNEFGTRKQFKEEMITEIGAVLAFSAIQNNDKVGVIFFSDRIEKFIPPKKGTTHILRIIRELIDFKPQSNKTNIAEAMRYLTNAIKKRSIVFLLTDFVDRHFDDALKIADKKHDLVCIKVYDPRETELPNIGMVRVKDAETGKTGWMDTGRQTLRVQYQNWFREQEQNLNGFFKRNGIDYVVVRTDDDYIKPLLNLFKQREARR; this is encoded by the coding sequence TTGGAAACCACCGATATTTTAAAACGCGTCAGGAAAATTGAGATAAAGACACGCGGTCTTTCCAACCAGCTCTTCTCGGGACACTACCATAGTGCGTTCAAGGGAAGGGGCATGGCCTTTTCGGAAGTGCGGGAGTACCAGTACGGGGATGACATCCGGAGCATTGACTGGAACGTGACAGCCCGGCTGAATCATCCATTTGTAAAGATCTATGACGAGGAACGCGAACTGACCGTGGTGCTGGTGGTTGACGTCAGCGGATCCAATGAATTCGGCACGCGAAAGCAATTCAAGGAGGAGATGATCACGGAAATCGGGGCTGTTCTTGCCTTTTCGGCCATCCAGAACAACGACAAGGTCGGTGTGATCTTTTTCAGCGACCGCATCGAAAAATTCATTCCACCCAAAAAGGGGACCACGCATATCCTGAGGATCATCCGGGAACTGATCGACTTCAAGCCACAAAGCAACAAAACCAATATTGCGGAAGCAATGCGTTATCTCACCAATGCCATCAAAAAGCGCAGCATCGTTTTTCTTCTCACCGATTTTGTCGACCGGCATTTCGATGACGCCCTCAAAATTGCCGACAAAAAGCATGACCTGGTGTGTATCAAGGTCTATGACCCCAGAGAAACTGAACTTCCTAACATCGGGATGGTGCGTGTCAAAGATGCGGAAACCGGCAAAACCGGCTGGATGGATACCGGCAGACAGACGCTCCGCGTCCAGTATCAAAACTGGTTCAGGGAACAGGAGCAAAACCTGAATGGATTCTTTAAGCGGAACGGGATTGATTACGTCGTGGTCAGAACAGATGACGACTATATCAAACCCCTTTTGAACCTGTTCAAGCAGCGGGAAGCCCGTCGCTGA
- a CDS encoding AAA family ATPase: MDTNIKELNEKIQQESAFVDLINLEMRKVIVGQKGMIERLLIGLLANGHILLEGVPGLAKTLAIKSLANIINAKFSRIQFTPDLLPADLIGTMIYSQKKEEFVVRKGPLFANFILADEINRSPAKVQSALLEAMQEKQVTIGEQTYRLDEPFIVLATQNPIEQEGTYPLPEAQVDRFMLKIVISYPDKEEEKLILRQNIANQEAKTSTILKTSDILRARDIVRQVYLDEKIENYITDIVFSSRYPKEYKLAKFDGLIYYGASPRASINLALAAKSFAFIKRRGYVIPEDVRAVALDVMRHRIGLTYEAEAENITTEDIINEILNTVEVP; encoded by the coding sequence ATGGATACGAACATCAAAGAACTCAACGAAAAGATCCAACAGGAAAGCGCCTTTGTTGACCTGATCAACCTGGAGATGCGGAAGGTGATTGTTGGGCAGAAAGGGATGATCGAGCGGTTGCTGATCGGTTTGCTGGCGAATGGGCATATCCTTCTGGAGGGAGTCCCCGGATTGGCCAAAACGCTTGCCATTAAATCGTTAGCAAACATCATCAACGCAAAATTCAGCCGCATCCAATTCACCCCCGACCTCCTTCCTGCTGATCTGATCGGGACCATGATCTACAGTCAGAAGAAGGAAGAATTTGTTGTCAGGAAAGGCCCCCTGTTTGCCAATTTCATTCTGGCGGATGAAATCAACCGATCGCCGGCCAAGGTTCAAAGTGCTTTGCTGGAAGCCATGCAGGAGAAACAGGTCACCATCGGTGAGCAGACCTACCGGCTGGATGAGCCCTTCATCGTGCTGGCCACGCAGAATCCCATCGAACAGGAAGGGACCTATCCCCTTCCCGAAGCGCAGGTCGACCGTTTCATGCTGAAGATCGTGATCTCGTACCCCGACAAGGAAGAGGAAAAACTGATTCTGCGCCAGAATATCGCCAACCAGGAGGCCAAGACATCCACCATCCTGAAGACTTCGGATATCCTGCGGGCAAGGGACATCGTCAGGCAGGTGTACCTGGATGAAAAGATCGAGAATTACATCACCGACATTGTATTCTCGTCAAGGTACCCCAAGGAGTACAAGCTGGCAAAATTTGACGGGTTGATCTATTACGGAGCGTCCCCCCGTGCAAGCATTAACCTGGCGCTGGCAGCGAAATCCTTCGCGTTCATCAAAAGGAGAGGTTATGTGATTCCGGAGGATGTCAGGGCAGTTGCCCTGGACGTGATGCGGCACCGCATTGGATTGACCTATGAGGCGGAGGCAGAAAACATCACCACGGAAGACATCATCAATGAGATATTGAATACCGTTGAAGTACCCTAA
- a CDS encoding DNA topoisomerase IV subunit B — MTINYTEETVRSLDWKEHIRLRPGMYIGKLGDGASHDDGIYVLVKEIMDNAIDEYVMGFGTAIEVTVKDKQVTVRDYGRGIPLGKVVDCVSKINTGAKYDSKVFKKAVGLNGVGSKAVNALSSFFRVQSVRDGQVMTAEFERGALLKEELLEEKELAAGTIVTFVPDDQLFGNFHYIPEYVEQLLWNYAFLNNGLTIVFNGQRFRARNGLLDLLTRNINGNPLIYPIIHIREVDFECAITHSAKLYGEEYYAFVNGQFTPQGGTHLSAFREAVVKTVREFYKKDFDTNDVRSAIVAAMSIKIQEPVFESQTKTKLGSVHLEPGGTTIRNYIHDILKRHLDNYLHMNPDTADALLKKILQSEKERKEIASIKKLSKDSMKKASLHNKKLRDCRIHYQDNDERRLETTLFITEGDSASGSITKSRDVNIQAVFSLKGKPLNCFALSKKVVYQNDELNLLQTALNIEDGLENLRYNNVVVATDADVDGMHIRLLLLTFFLQFYPDLVRAGHLYILQTPLFRVRNKKETIYCYSDEEKQEAIRKLGKNPEITRFKGLGEISPDEFKHFIGSSMRLEPVILQKTAKITEMLDFYMGRNTPERQLFIIENLRLEVDLAEEVAGLPEVAVPIP, encoded by the coding sequence ATGACGATCAATTACACAGAAGAAACTGTCAGGTCACTCGACTGGAAAGAACATATCCGGCTGAGGCCTGGTATGTACATCGGGAAGCTGGGTGACGGCGCTTCGCACGATGATGGCATCTATGTGCTTGTCAAGGAAATCATGGACAATGCCATCGACGAATATGTCATGGGATTCGGAACGGCCATCGAGGTAACGGTCAAAGATAAGCAGGTCACGGTCAGGGACTATGGAAGGGGCATACCGCTGGGTAAGGTCGTGGATTGTGTTTCCAAGATCAACACCGGGGCCAAATATGATTCCAAGGTTTTTAAAAAGGCAGTCGGTCTCAACGGTGTTGGTTCCAAGGCCGTCAATGCACTGTCGTCTTTTTTCAGGGTACAATCTGTCCGCGACGGGCAGGTAATGACCGCTGAGTTTGAGCGGGGAGCCCTGTTGAAGGAGGAATTGCTGGAAGAGAAGGAACTGGCTGCCGGAACCATTGTGACCTTTGTCCCGGATGATCAGCTCTTTGGGAATTTTCATTATATTCCTGAATACGTTGAACAGTTGTTATGGAATTATGCATTTCTGAACAACGGCCTGACCATTGTTTTCAACGGCCAGCGTTTCAGGGCCAGGAATGGCCTGCTGGATCTGCTCACGCGCAACATCAACGGCAATCCGCTGATCTATCCCATCATTCACATCCGGGAGGTTGATTTTGAATGTGCCATCACCCACAGCGCCAAACTTTACGGAGAAGAGTATTATGCCTTTGTCAACGGACAGTTCACGCCCCAGGGCGGGACACACCTGTCCGCATTCCGGGAAGCAGTGGTCAAAACGGTCAGGGAGTTCTATAAAAAGGATTTTGATACCAACGACGTCCGTTCTGCGATCGTTGCTGCGATGAGTATCAAAATTCAGGAGCCGGTTTTTGAGTCGCAGACAAAGACCAAGCTTGGATCCGTTCATCTGGAACCGGGGGGTACGACCATCCGGAATTACATACACGACATCCTCAAACGGCATCTGGACAATTACCTTCACATGAATCCGGATACGGCTGATGCCCTGCTTAAAAAGATACTTCAGTCGGAAAAGGAGCGGAAGGAAATCGCCAGCATCAAGAAACTGTCGAAAGACAGCATGAAAAAGGCCAGCCTGCATAACAAGAAGCTCAGGGATTGCCGGATCCATTACCAGGATAATGACGAGCGAAGGCTGGAAACAACGCTTTTTATCACGGAAGGGGATTCCGCCAGCGGATCCATAACCAAATCACGCGATGTCAACATTCAGGCGGTGTTCAGCCTCAAGGGAAAACCACTGAATTGTTTCGCCCTGAGCAAAAAGGTCGTTTACCAGAACGACGAACTGAACCTTTTGCAAACTGCCCTCAACATTGAAGATGGGCTGGAAAATCTGCGATACAACAATGTCGTGGTCGCCACCGATGCCGATGTGGATGGCATGCATATCCGGTTGCTTCTGCTCACATTTTTCCTGCAGTTCTATCCTGACCTGGTCAGGGCCGGTCACCTGTATATCCTGCAGACGCCGTTGTTCCGGGTCAGAAATAAAAAGGAAACCATTTACTGCTATTCCGATGAGGAAAAGCAGGAGGCGATCCGAAAACTGGGTAAAAATCCTGAGATCACCCGATTTAAGGGTCTCGGGGAGATATCTCCCGATGAGTTCAAGCATTTTATCGGTTCCTCCATGCGGCTTGAGCCGGTCATCCTTCAGAAAACAGCAAAGATCACGGAGATGCTTGACTTCTATATGGGCCGGAATACGCCTGAGCGTCAGTTATTCATCATTGAGAATTTACGGCTGGAAGTGGATCTGGCCGAAGAAGTGGCCGGACTACCCGAAGTTGCCGTTCCTATCCCCTGA
- a CDS encoding NAD(P)H-hydrate dehydratase, with translation MKILPIEKARQGDAYTIDNEPITDIDLMERAALALKSWFLNNISKDLTIKIFCGTGNNGGDGLALARLLTVEGYHVEASVLRSGQNLSPACQVNYDRLFKKSGVRIYDLSEEDDFPEISGEDIVVDAIFGSGLSRPVKGFPAGLIKHINKNNAVVIAVDVPSGLFCDDSNSHHQGAIIEADVTLTFQFPKYAFLFAENFKYAGLWEVLPIGIHEDFIREVEVDNYLTGMEDCRSIYRPRVKYAHKGHFGHALLIAGSYGKMGAAVLASRACLRAGAGLLTTHVPARGFGVMQTAVPEAMASIDVSEYSFSGLIELSNFNAIGIGPGIGVKEETQKALKLLIQGAEIPILFDADAINILGTNKTWLSFLPKHCIFTPHPKEFERLVGKSNNDFDRTQMQREFSFKYQSYIVLKGAHTCISCPDGRCYFNSTGNPGMATGGSGDVLTGVILGLLAQYYHPKEASILGVYLHGLAGDLFVEKFSMEALIASDIIENLGQAFLKIRG, from the coding sequence ATGAAGATCTTACCGATTGAGAAAGCCCGTCAGGGAGATGCTTATACTATTGATAATGAGCCAATTACGGATATCGATTTGATGGAAAGGGCTGCGCTGGCCCTGAAGAGCTGGTTTCTGAACAACATTTCGAAGGATCTGACGATCAAAATCTTCTGTGGCACGGGGAACAATGGTGGTGATGGCCTGGCCCTGGCACGGCTGCTGACCGTGGAAGGTTACCACGTGGAAGCCTCTGTCCTCCGGTCAGGACAGAACCTCTCGCCTGCCTGTCAGGTGAATTACGACCGGTTGTTCAAAAAATCAGGCGTCAGGATCTATGACCTGAGTGAAGAGGATGATTTCCCTGAAATCAGTGGCGAGGACATTGTTGTGGATGCGATTTTCGGATCGGGGTTATCACGTCCCGTCAAGGGATTTCCTGCCGGGCTGATCAAACACATCAATAAGAACAATGCCGTTGTCATTGCAGTTGACGTACCCTCGGGTTTATTTTGCGATGACAGCAACAGCCATCACCAGGGAGCCATTATCGAAGCCGACGTGACCCTGACCTTTCAGTTCCCGAAATATGCTTTTTTATTTGCTGAAAATTTTAAATACGCTGGATTATGGGAAGTATTGCCCATAGGGATCCACGAAGATTTCATCCGGGAAGTGGAGGTGGATAATTACCTGACCGGGATGGAGGATTGCAGATCCATTTACCGGCCCCGGGTAAAGTATGCGCACAAAGGGCATTTCGGTCATGCCCTGCTGATTGCGGGAAGCTACGGAAAGATGGGAGCGGCGGTACTGGCATCCCGGGCCTGCCTGCGGGCGGGTGCGGGTCTGCTGACCACCCATGTTCCTGCGCGCGGCTTTGGTGTGATGCAGACCGCCGTTCCGGAAGCAATGGCATCCATTGATGTCTCGGAATATTCCTTTTCGGGCCTGATTGAACTGTCGAACTTCAATGCCATTGGAATCGGGCCCGGGATAGGGGTGAAAGAAGAGACCCAGAAAGCGTTAAAACTATTGATACAGGGGGCTGAGATACCCATCCTTTTTGATGCGGACGCCATCAACATCCTGGGAACCAACAAAACCTGGCTGTCGTTCTTACCGAAACATTGCATTTTCACTCCCCACCCAAAAGAGTTTGAGCGGCTGGTCGGAAAATCGAACAATGATTTTGACCGGACCCAGATGCAACGGGAATTTTCGTTCAAATACCAGTCGTATATTGTCCTGAAAGGGGCGCATACCTGCATTTCCTGCCCTGATGGAAGATGTTATTTCAACAGCACCGGCAATCCCGGAATGGCCACCGGCGGCAGCGGAGACGTTCTGACAGGGGTCATCCTTGGATTGCTGGCTCAATACTACCATCCGAAAGAAGCAAGTATCCTGGGTGTCTACCTGCATGGCCTGGCCGGTGACCTCTTCGTGGAGAAATTCAGCATGGAAGCGCTGATCGCTTCGGATATCATCGAAAACCTCGGGCAGGCATTCCTGAAGATCAGGGGATAG
- a CDS encoding CCC motif membrane protein encodes MENTTDPTNQANGSIPASAPSPVQEVLPNSTAVLIMGILSIIVCCGLGLVLSIIALVMASKGKRLYEANPGKYAEGSYNNMKAGKICAIIGLIINLLVSLYYLIVIVIIGAAFSFIPWEMCTT; translated from the coding sequence ATGGAAAATACGACGGATCCGACGAACCAGGCGAACGGCAGTATCCCTGCTTCAGCTCCTTCCCCTGTTCAGGAAGTGCTTCCCAACTCAACAGCCGTACTCATCATGGGCATCTTATCCATTATCGTGTGCTGTGGGCTGGGATTGGTCCTGTCCATCATTGCCCTGGTAATGGCTTCCAAAGGGAAGAGGCTCTATGAGGCCAATCCGGGAAAATACGCCGAAGGCTCTTATAATAATATGAAGGCTGGAAAAATCTGTGCGATCATCGGTTTAATCATCAATCTGCTGGTCAGCCTCTACTACTTGATCGTGATTGTCATCATCGGAGCAGCATTTTCTTTCATTCCGTGGGAGATGTGCACGACTTAA
- the rlmD gene encoding 23S rRNA (uracil(1939)-C(5))-methyltransferase RlmD: MRRKEKKSLPLIGKVEISDAGSEGKAVARAGDLVIFVPFGAPGDLVDIQLTTLKKSFAEGRIVRFHRRSEKREDPFCPHFGLCGGCKWQHLKYSEQLHFKQKQVEDNFERIGKLDVNQVAPILPSVRTTDYRNKLEFTFSNRKWLTDPEDADEPSRDMRALGFHLPGMYDRVLDIRECRLQEEPSNAIRLEVKAFAIENDLEFYDVKRGTGLLRNLIIRNTRLGEWMVILVFRINDEPVILALLRHLAERFPRITSLIYVINGKRNDTITDQEMKLYKGTPYIVETLPAFGTDKLLRFKLSPVSFFQTNTLQAAELYRIAATFANPCETDLVYDLYTGTGTIACYLAGKAGRVIGIDNVESAIGDANENARFNHIFNTRFFCGDLAEVLTGSFIDSNGTPDIVITDPPRAGMHEKVIRQLIAASPAKIVYISCNPATQARDIALLKDHYRLDRVQPVDMFPHTQHVENIALMIRKELQPQEGQIICNYKTD; this comes from the coding sequence ATGAGACGGAAAGAAAAAAAATCCCTGCCTTTGATCGGGAAGGTGGAAATATCGGATGCCGGATCGGAAGGAAAAGCTGTGGCGAGGGCCGGAGACCTGGTCATCTTTGTTCCTTTCGGAGCTCCCGGTGACCTGGTGGATATCCAATTGACCACACTGAAGAAATCGTTCGCCGAAGGACGGATCGTCAGGTTCCACCGGCGATCCGAGAAACGGGAAGATCCTTTTTGTCCGCATTTTGGACTCTGCGGAGGATGCAAATGGCAACACCTGAAGTACAGCGAGCAGTTGCATTTCAAGCAGAAACAGGTTGAAGACAATTTTGAACGCATCGGGAAACTGGATGTGAACCAGGTTGCACCGATCCTGCCTTCCGTACGGACTACTGATTACCGGAACAAGCTTGAATTCACCTTTTCGAACCGCAAATGGTTGACGGATCCTGAGGATGCTGACGAGCCTTCAAGGGATATGAGAGCGCTTGGTTTCCATCTTCCCGGGATGTACGACAGGGTACTGGATATACGTGAATGCAGGCTCCAGGAAGAGCCTTCGAATGCCATACGGCTGGAAGTCAAGGCATTCGCCATTGAAAATGATCTGGAATTCTATGATGTCAAACGAGGGACCGGGTTGCTTCGCAACCTGATCATACGAAATACCAGGCTTGGAGAATGGATGGTCATCCTCGTGTTCAGGATCAATGATGAACCCGTTATCCTTGCGCTGCTCCGGCACCTTGCAGAACGGTTCCCCCGCATCACCTCCCTGATTTATGTGATCAACGGGAAACGGAACGATACCATAACGGATCAGGAAATGAAGCTGTACAAGGGAACGCCGTACATCGTGGAAACCCTTCCTGCCTTCGGCACAGACAAGCTGTTGCGCTTCAAGCTGAGTCCCGTTTCATTTTTTCAGACGAACACCCTCCAGGCTGCCGAGCTGTATAGGATCGCTGCTACTTTTGCCAATCCGTGCGAAACGGATTTGGTGTATGATCTTTACACAGGGACAGGGACCATTGCCTGTTATCTGGCCGGAAAGGCCGGCCGGGTGATTGGTATTGATAATGTGGAGTCGGCGATCGGAGATGCCAATGAAAACGCACGATTCAACCATATTTTCAACACCAGGTTTTTTTGCGGTGACCTTGCCGAGGTGCTGACCGGTTCCTTTATTGATTCGAACGGAACTCCCGACATTGTCATTACGGACCCGCCACGTGCAGGCATGCACGAAAAAGTGATCAGGCAGCTGATCGCTGCCTCACCGGCGAAAATCGTGTACATATCGTGCAATCCGGCTACCCAGGCCAGGGATATTGCCTTGTTGAAGGACCATTACAGGCTCGACAGGGTGCAGCCTGTGGATATGTTCCCGCATACCCAGCACGTGGAAAACATTGCTCTGATGATCAGAAAGGAGCTACAGCCACAAGAAGGACAGATTATCTGTAATTATAAAACCGATTAG
- a CDS encoding ATP-dependent DNA helicase RecQ produces MQNIHGILKQYWGFSSFRPLQQEIIQSVLSGMDTLALLPTGGGKSVCFQVPGMALHGITLVISPLIALMKDQVMNLNKKGIRAAAIYSGMDRQEIDVTLDNCLFGGIRFLYVSPERLRTERFIEALKQMKVSLLAVDEAHCISQWGYDFRPPYLEIALIREFLTGVPVLALTATATPEVVEDIQEKLNFARKNVFQKSFERKNLTYLVFKEEDKTGRLLRIIRNVGGTGVIYVRNRRKTQEIARFLTQNHIRAGFYHAGLDPAIREKRQDEWMSGRSDVIVATNAFGMGIDKPDVRYVVHLDLTDNLEAYFQEAGRAGRDEKPSYAVMLYEKADIDQAISNFRSSFPDTATIKAIYNSLGNYFGIPAGTGEDQQFDFELSTFCKQYTIPQVAAFNALKVLEREGYILMNEAINAASKIYIKVDKEVLYHFQVAHPSADTFIKTLLRSYSGLFSDFVRIDEALIARRTGLSCEEAVKMLQRLHENDILTYLPRKDKPQLTFTRARVEGSHLGLTESMYAHRKEVAWKRLESVMTYLSTADRCRSQQLLAYFGETGAHPCGACDCCLASGRKAGTENERKHLADTVRNLLLQRPMTITELVKATGVIHEDKVVQVVRWLMDQEKITLNPRQQLQWADKTR; encoded by the coding sequence ATGCAGAACATTCACGGGATCCTGAAACAATACTGGGGTTTTTCTTCCTTCAGGCCGTTGCAGCAGGAGATCATACAATCGGTGCTGAGCGGCATGGATACGCTGGCGCTGCTGCCGACAGGGGGCGGGAAATCGGTGTGCTTTCAGGTTCCTGGAATGGCCTTACACGGGATCACCCTGGTCATTTCACCCCTCATTGCCTTGATGAAAGACCAGGTGATGAACCTGAATAAAAAGGGTATTCGGGCAGCTGCCATTTATTCGGGTATGGACCGGCAGGAAATTGATGTCACACTGGATAATTGCCTTTTTGGCGGGATCAGGTTCCTGTACGTTTCTCCCGAACGTCTCCGGACGGAAAGGTTCATTGAGGCGCTGAAGCAAATGAAGGTAAGTCTGCTGGCCGTGGATGAAGCCCATTGCATTTCGCAGTGGGGGTATGACTTCCGGCCCCCTTACCTTGAGATTGCCCTGATCCGTGAATTTTTAACAGGTGTGCCGGTCCTTGCACTCACAGCCACGGCAACGCCGGAAGTGGTAGAGGATATTCAGGAGAAACTGAACTTCGCCCGGAAGAATGTTTTTCAGAAAAGTTTTGAGAGAAAGAACCTGACCTATCTTGTGTTCAAAGAGGAAGATAAAACGGGACGATTGCTGAGGATCATCCGGAACGTTGGAGGGACAGGTGTTATTTATGTCCGGAACAGGAGAAAGACACAGGAAATTGCCCGGTTTCTTACGCAAAACCATATCCGCGCCGGATTCTATCACGCCGGGCTTGATCCCGCGATCCGGGAAAAGCGACAGGATGAATGGATGAGTGGCAGATCGGATGTGATCGTTGCGACGAATGCTTTTGGAATGGGCATCGACAAGCCGGATGTGCGCTATGTGGTCCACCTGGACCTCACCGACAACCTGGAAGCCTATTTCCAGGAGGCAGGCAGGGCCGGACGCGATGAGAAGCCATCCTACGCGGTCATGCTTTATGAAAAGGCTGACATTGATCAGGCAATCTCTAATTTCCGTTCTTCTTTTCCGGATACCGCAACCATTAAAGCGATCTACAACTCATTAGGTAATTATTTCGGTATCCCCGCAGGGACGGGCGAGGACCAACAGTTTGATTTTGAGCTTAGTACTTTCTGCAAACAATACACAATACCCCAGGTGGCGGCGTTCAACGCGCTGAAAGTCCTTGAAAGGGAAGGGTACATCTTAATGAATGAGGCCATCAATGCAGCCTCAAAAATTTACATCAAAGTGGATAAGGAAGTCCTTTATCATTTCCAGGTTGCCCATCCTTCGGCCGATACCTTCATCAAGACGCTATTACGTTCGTACAGTGGACTTTTCAGTGATTTTGTCCGTATTGACGAAGCTTTGATAGCGCGCAGGACCGGATTGAGCTGTGAAGAGGCGGTAAAAATGTTGCAAAGGCTGCACGAAAATGACATCCTGACCTATCTTCCGCGCAAGGACAAACCTCAGCTGACCTTTACGCGCGCCCGGGTGGAGGGATCCCACCTTGGTTTAACGGAAAGTATGTATGCCCATCGGAAAGAGGTGGCCTGGAAACGGCTTGAATCCGTAATGACCTATTTATCCACCGCCGACCGGTGCAGGAGCCAGCAACTTCTGGCCTATTTCGGTGAAACAGGTGCTCATCCCTGTGGTGCGTGTGATTGCTGCCTGGCATCCGGAAGGAAGGCCGGCACCGAAAACGAACGAAAACACCTTGCGGATACCGTGAGAAACCTTCTCCTGCAGCGTCCCATGACGATCACTGAGCTGGTAAAGGCAACAGGTGTCATTCATGAGGATAAAGTGGTCCAGGTCGTGAGGTGGCTGATGGACCAGGAGAAAATTACCTTAAATCCAAGGCAGCAACTTCAATGGGCAGACAAGACACGATAG
- a CDS encoding DNA-3-methyladenine glycosylase encodes MGRQDTIVLDRSFYTRDDVNELARLLLGKVLFTRIGNQLAGGMITETEAYRGIHDRASHAYGGRMTKRTRVMYAGGGVAYVYLCYGIHSLFNVVTNVEDIPDAILVRGIAVTHGCDVIAQRLDRKVELRFHLAGPGLVSRALGITTGLTGLPLVRSKTGDALWIEDRGVVVSAGQMVSSPRIGVDYAGPDAALPYRYLWSP; translated from the coding sequence ATGGGCAGACAAGACACGATAGTACTCGACCGTTCGTTTTACACGCGCGATGATGTGAACGAGCTGGCCCGCTTATTACTAGGGAAAGTTTTGTTTACGCGTATCGGCAATCAGCTGGCGGGCGGGATGATCACGGAAACAGAAGCCTACCGGGGAATACACGATCGCGCTTCCCACGCTTACGGAGGCCGGATGACAAAGAGGACCCGGGTAATGTACGCCGGGGGAGGCGTAGCCTATGTATACCTCTGTTACGGGATCCATTCTTTGTTCAATGTTGTAACAAATGTTGAGGATATCCCGGATGCCATTCTGGTCAGAGGGATCGCGGTGACCCACGGATGCGATGTGATAGCGCAAAGGCTTGACAGGAAGGTGGAGCTCCGGTTTCACCTGGCCGGGCCTGGTTTGGTTTCCAGGGCCTTGGGCATTACCACCGGACTGACGGGACTGCCCCTTGTCAGGTCAAAAACAGGAGATGCGCTATGGATTGAGGACCGGGGAGTAGTGGTATCCGCTGGTCAGATGGTGTCTTCTCCCCGTATCGGGGTGGATTATGCCGGGCCGGATGCTGCCCTGCCTTACCGGTACCTCTGGTCGCCATAA
- a CDS encoding HU family DNA-binding protein, which yields MNKAELVEAIASNAGLTKADSKRALDAFLKATSGALKKGERVALVGFGSFQVAKRAARKAISPQTKKVINIPAKKVVRFKAGNNLAGMVK from the coding sequence ATGAACAAAGCGGAATTAGTTGAAGCCATCGCTTCAAATGCTGGTCTCACAAAAGCGGATTCGAAAAGAGCATTGGATGCTTTCCTGAAAGCCACATCAGGTGCGCTGAAAAAAGGTGAAAGAGTAGCGCTCGTCGGTTTTGGTTCTTTCCAGGTTGCCAAACGCGCTGCCAGAAAAGCCATTAGTCCGCAGACCAAGAAGGTGATCAATATTCCTGCTAAGAAAGTTGTCAGGTTCAAAGCTGGTAACAATCTGGCCGGAATGGTGAAGTAA